In the genome of Polaribacter sp. MED152, one region contains:
- a CDS encoding CCA tRNA nucleotidyltransferase, which produces MNYKEALTSEIFTFISQAAKNLEIDAYVIGGYVRDFFLDRGTAKDIDIVAVGSGIDLALQVSKLLPNKPKVQVFKTYGTAMLRYKDIEIEFVGARKESYTENSRNPQVSSGTLVDDQNRRDFTINALALSLNDANFGDILDPFNGMKDLEDKIIRTPLNPDITYSDDPLRMMRAIRFATQLNFEIEASSLAAISKNAHRLKIITKERIVVELNKILAAKKPSIGFLLLEKTKLLPQILPELIALKGVEEVEGQKHKDNFYHTLEVVDNISKNTEDVWLRWAALLHDIGKAPTKRFSKKVGWTFHGHEFVGSKMVYKIFKRLKMPLNAKMKFVQKMVLLSSRPIVLASDVTDSAVRRLVFDAGEEINDLMTLCEADITTKNPRKFKKYHKNFELVRKKIKEVEERDRIRNFQPPITGEEIMTAFNLKPCREIGQIKEAIKEAILEGEIPNEHQPSYDFMIQKGLDLGLKRK; this is translated from the coding sequence ATGAATTACAAAGAAGCCTTAACCTCAGAAATTTTTACTTTTATTTCACAAGCTGCAAAAAATCTAGAAATAGATGCCTATGTGATTGGAGGTTATGTGCGTGATTTCTTTTTAGATAGAGGCACAGCTAAAGATATTGATATTGTTGCTGTTGGTAGTGGAATTGATTTGGCTTTACAAGTTTCTAAGTTGTTGCCTAATAAACCAAAGGTTCAAGTTTTTAAAACATATGGTACAGCCATGTTACGTTATAAAGATATAGAAATCGAGTTTGTTGGTGCTAGAAAAGAATCGTACACAGAAAATAGTAGAAATCCGCAAGTTTCTTCTGGAACGTTAGTAGATGATCAAAATAGAAGGGATTTTACAATTAATGCATTAGCTTTAAGTTTAAATGATGCCAATTTTGGTGATATATTAGATCCTTTTAATGGAATGAAGGATTTAGAGGATAAGATTATTAGAACTCCATTAAACCCAGATATAACCTATTCTGATGATCCACTTAGAATGATGCGTGCAATTCGATTTGCAACTCAATTAAATTTTGAGATTGAAGCATCTTCTTTGGCTGCAATTTCTAAAAATGCACATCGTTTAAAAATAATTACAAAAGAAAGAATTGTAGTTGAGTTGAATAAAATTTTAGCTGCTAAAAAACCTTCTATAGGTTTTCTGTTATTAGAAAAAACAAAATTACTACCTCAGATTTTACCTGAGTTAATTGCTTTAAAAGGAGTAGAAGAAGTAGAAGGCCAAAAACATAAAGATAATTTTTATCACACATTAGAAGTTGTTGATAATATTTCTAAAAATACAGAAGATGTATGGTTAAGATGGGCTGCTTTGTTGCATGATATTGGAAAGGCGCCTACAAAGCGTTTTAGTAAAAAAGTGGGTTGGACATTTCATGGTCATGAGTTTGTAGGATCTAAAATGGTTTATAAAATTTTTAAGAGATTAAAAATGCCCTTAAATGCCAAAATGAAATTTGTTCAAAAAATGGTGTTATTAAGTTCTAGGCCAATAGTTTTAGCTTCAGATGTTACAGATTCTGCAGTTAGACGTTTGGTGTTTGATGCTGGTGAAGAAATTAACGATTTAATGACTCTTTGTGAAGCAGATATCACCACTAAAAATCCTAGAAAATTCAAAAAATATCATAAGAATTTTGAGCTTGTTCGAAAGAAAATTAAAGAAGTAGAAGAAAGAGATCGAATAAGGAATTTTCAGCCACCAATTACTGGAGAAGAAATTATGACAGCCTTTAACTTAAAACCATGTAGAGAAATTGGTCAAATAAAAGAGGCTATAAAAGAGGCAATTTTAGAAGGAGAAATACCTAATGAACATCAACCTTCATATGATTTTATGATTCAAAAAGGATTAGATTTAGGGTTAAAAAGAAAATGA
- a CDS encoding 2,3,4,5-tetrahydropyridine-2,6-dicarboxylate N-succinyltransferase — protein sequence MEEIREIIESAWENRDLLKEEKTINTIREVVDLLDKGELRVAEPIENGWQVNEWVKKAVVLYFPIQKMETLEAGIFEYHDKIPLKKNFADRGIRVVPNAVARHGAYISAGTILMPSYVNIGAYVDEGTMVDTWATVGSCAQIGKNVHLSGGVGIGGVLEPLQAAPVIIEDGAFIGSRCIVVEGVRVEKEAVLGANVVLTMSTKIIDVTGDEPVEMKGLVPARSVVIPGSYTKKFAAGEYNVPCALIIGKRKESTNKKTSLNDALREYDVAV from the coding sequence ATGGAAGAAATTAGAGAAATTATAGAGTCAGCTTGGGAAAATCGTGATTTATTAAAAGAAGAAAAAACGATTAACACAATAAGAGAAGTAGTTGATTTATTGGATAAAGGTGAATTAAGAGTTGCTGAACCTATAGAGAATGGTTGGCAAGTAAATGAGTGGGTTAAAAAAGCAGTTGTTTTGTATTTTCCTATTCAAAAAATGGAAACTTTAGAAGCTGGTATTTTTGAATATCATGATAAAATTCCCTTAAAGAAAAACTTTGCTGACAGAGGTATAAGAGTTGTACCAAATGCTGTTGCAAGACATGGAGCCTATATCTCTGCTGGAACTATTTTAATGCCAAGTTATGTAAATATTGGTGCGTATGTAGATGAAGGTACCATGGTTGATACTTGGGCTACTGTTGGTTCTTGCGCTCAAATTGGTAAAAATGTACATTTATCTGGTGGTGTTGGTATTGGTGGTGTTTTAGAACCATTACAAGCTGCTCCAGTTATTATAGAAGATGGTGCTTTTATAGGGTCTAGATGTATAGTAGTAGAAGGTGTAAGAGTAGAAAAAGAAGCGGTTTTAGGTGCAAATGTTGTGTTAACAATGAGTACTAAAATTATAGATGTAACAGGTGATGAGCCAGTGGAAATGAAAGGTTTAGTACCTGCAAGATCTGTGGTAATTCCTGGAAGTTATACTAAAAAATTTGCAGCCGGTGAATACAATGTGCCTTGTGCATTAATTATTGGAAAAAGAAAAGAAAGTACCAACAAAAAAACATCTTTAAACGATGCTTTACGTGAGTATGATGTAGCTGTTTAA
- a CDS encoding DUF5606 domain-containing protein, whose translation MEFSKIISVAGKPGLFQVISQSKNAIIVQGLNDNKRVAINATQNVSLLENIAIYTYEEDLPLLEVFKAMSEKTNGEKAISHKESGAKLTSFFAEVLPNYDDERVYTSNIKKVIQWYNLLVDAGMDFTAVSEENTAEETE comes from the coding sequence ATGGAATTTAGTAAAATTATTTCAGTAGCTGGTAAACCAGGCTTATTTCAAGTAATATCACAATCTAAAAACGCTATTATTGTTCAAGGTTTAAATGACAATAAAAGAGTGGCAATTAACGCAACACAAAACGTAAGTTTATTAGAAAATATAGCCATCTATACTTACGAAGAAGATTTACCATTGTTAGAAGTATTTAAAGCAATGTCTGAAAAAACTAATGGTGAAAAAGCAATTTCTCATAAAGAAAGTGGCGCAAAACTAACTAGCTTTTTTGCAGAAGTTTTACCTAATTATGATGATGAAAGAGTGTACACTTCTAACATTAAAAAAGTAATTCAGTGGTACAATCTTTTAGTTGATGCAGGCATGGACTTCACTGCTGTTTCTGAAGAAAATACTGCAGAAGAAACTGAGTAG
- a CDS encoding nuclear transport factor 2 family protein, whose amino-acid sequence MKLAKTTLFSSLLFIFSLTTSCNVSNSKENTFEEKTYNQEDYDNVRGAILDYVEALYLVDSTRIIKSVDPKLRKVGYYFNPEKKEYIDNLEMTHQQLVRLAARWNSDFDQADENSPKEIEIFDVNSKTASAKLTAAWGIDLFHLAKVDDTWKIVNVIWQSQPELE is encoded by the coding sequence ATGAAATTAGCCAAAACTACCTTATTCTCTAGTCTTCTTTTTATTTTTTCACTCACCACATCTTGTAATGTTAGCAATAGCAAAGAGAATACTTTTGAAGAAAAAACATACAATCAAGAAGATTATGACAATGTAAGAGGTGCTATTTTAGATTATGTAGAAGCTCTTTATTTGGTAGATTCTACCAGAATTATAAAAAGTGTAGATCCTAAATTAAGAAAAGTTGGTTATTACTTTAATCCTGAGAAAAAAGAATACATAGATAATTTAGAAATGACACATCAACAATTGGTAAGATTGGCTGCAAGGTGGAACTCAGATTTTGATCAAGCTGATGAAAACTCACCTAAAGAAATAGAAATTTTTGATGTTAATTCAAAAACTGCGTCAGCAAAATTAACTGCAGCTTGGGGTATTGATTTATTTCATTTAGCTAAAGTTGATGATACTTGGAAAATTGTAAATGTAATTTGGCAAAGCCAGCCAGAACTTGAATAA
- the def gene encoding peptide deformylase, whose translation MILPIVAYGDPVLRKMGVEIDKDYPNLKELIANMKETMYNASGVGLAAPQIGKAIRLFVIDASPFAEDDDLDDEERATLKDFNRVYINPKIIDEEGEEWTFNEGCLSIPDVREDVTRKSKVTLEYQDEDFNTHTEVLDGLAARVFQHEYDHIEGVLFTDKVSSLKKRLIKRKLENISKGKIRADYRMRFPNLKKKK comes from the coding sequence ATGATTTTACCTATAGTTGCTTATGGAGATCCTGTTTTAAGAAAAATGGGAGTAGAAATAGATAAAGACTACCCTAATTTAAAGGAGCTAATTGCAAACATGAAAGAAACCATGTACAATGCTTCTGGAGTTGGGTTGGCTGCACCACAAATTGGTAAAGCAATTCGTCTTTTTGTTATTGATGCATCACCTTTTGCAGAAGATGATGATTTAGATGATGAAGAAAGAGCAACATTAAAAGATTTTAATAGAGTATATATTAATCCAAAAATCATCGATGAAGAAGGTGAAGAATGGACATTTAATGAAGGTTGCTTAAGTATACCAGATGTTAGAGAAGATGTTACTCGTAAATCTAAGGTAACCTTAGAATATCAAGATGAAGACTTTAATACGCATACTGAGGTTTTAGACGGCTTAGCTGCTAGAGTTTTTCAGCATGAATACGATCATATAGAGGGTGTATTATTTACAGACAAAGTGTCTTCACTTAAAAAGAGATTAATTAAAAGAAAATTAGAAAATATATCTAAAGGAAAAATAAGAGCAGATTATAGAATGCGCTTTCCTAATTTAAAGAAGAAAAAATAA
- the mazG gene encoding nucleoside triphosphate pyrophosphohydrolase, with the protein MNSRKEQLAAFNRLLDIMDDLREKCPWDKKQTLESLRHLTIEETYELADAILDNDLQEIKKELGDVLLHIIFYAKIGSEKNAFDIADVANSISDKLIDRHPHIYGDVKVENEEDVKRNWEQLKLKEGNKSVLEGVPKSLPAVVKANRIQDKVAGVGFDWEKPEQVWEKVQEELSELNDEIKAGNSENIEKEFGDVLFSMINYARFINVNPENALEKTNKKFINRFQFLEEAAKKEGKNLSDMSLTEMDVYWEASKKHFS; encoded by the coding sequence ATGAATTCTAGGAAAGAACAACTTGCTGCATTTAATCGTCTGTTAGATATTATGGATGATTTGCGTGAGAAATGTCCTTGGGATAAAAAACAAACTTTAGAAAGCCTTAGACATTTAACCATTGAGGAAACTTACGAATTAGCAGATGCAATTCTTGACAATGATTTACAAGAAATCAAAAAAGAATTGGGTGATGTTCTGTTACATATCATCTTTTACGCAAAAATTGGAAGTGAAAAAAATGCTTTTGATATTGCAGATGTTGCCAATAGTATTTCTGATAAATTAATTGATAGGCATCCTCATATTTATGGTGATGTTAAAGTTGAAAATGAAGAAGATGTAAAACGAAATTGGGAACAACTAAAACTAAAGGAAGGTAATAAGTCTGTTCTGGAAGGTGTTCCTAAAAGTTTACCTGCAGTTGTAAAAGCCAATCGTATTCAAGATAAAGTAGCTGGAGTTGGTTTTGACTGGGAAAAACCAGAGCAGGTTTGGGAAAAAGTACAAGAAGAACTTTCAGAATTGAATGACGAGATAAAAGCTGGTAATTCAGAAAACATAGAAAAAGAGTTTGGCGATGTTTTGTTTTCAATGATTAACTATGCTCGTTTTATAAATGTGAATCCAGAAAACGCATTAGAAAAAACGAATAAAAAATTTATTAATCGATTTCAGTTTTTAGAAGAGGCCGCTAAAAAAGAAGGTAAAAACCTATCTGACATGTCTTTAACTGAAATGGATGTTTATTGGGAAGCTTCAAAAAAACACTTTTCTTAG
- the ruvX gene encoding Holliday junction resolvase RuvX, with protein MGRILALDFGKVRTGIAVTDELQIIASGLKTVATNELLPFLKNYLKQEKVELILLGKPKQMDNSDSESEVLIKPFLEKLEKTFPKIPLKRVDERFTSKMAFQTMIDSGLKKKQRRNKALVDEISATIILQSYLYNQ; from the coding sequence TTGGGAAGAATTTTAGCCTTAGATTTTGGAAAAGTACGAACAGGAATTGCTGTAACTGATGAGTTACAAATTATTGCCTCTGGTTTAAAAACAGTTGCCACAAATGAATTGCTGCCTTTTCTAAAAAACTACCTTAAACAAGAAAAAGTAGAACTTATCTTATTGGGTAAACCTAAACAAATGGATAATTCTGATAGTGAAAGTGAGGTTTTAATTAAACCTTTTCTAGAAAAACTCGAAAAAACGTTTCCTAAAATTCCTTTAAAAAGAGTTGATGAACGTTTTACTTCTAAAATGGCTTTTCAAACTATGATAGACAGTGGTTTAAAGAAAAAACAACGTAGAAACAAGGCTTTAGTTGATGAAATAAGTGCCACAATTATCTTACAATCTTATTTATATAACCAATAA
- a CDS encoding NAD(P)/FAD-dependent oxidoreductase, with the protein MKNFDVIIVGAGTAGLMLARELSKSKKQVLVLDRKKQLLEFSFNTLASFINLDEFNLSNNVVAQKINKITFHSNSVKSSLKADLYTLDKKKVHEELVETIDRKFVTIQLNTNIKSIITDDNHHFTSVIDQNKKEYSATIFVDASGTNGVLSKKVGLLPKKTQLATGVEYNVKYKGNTKEIFLLIGEMYQGGYGWIFPLKNNRAIIGFGTFDEAIVKDLKNRLHQILEIPMIKKLVEKDNDKVEGGSIPITPVIEKFVLNNLVCVGDSVSQVNPIVGEGYKFIFESAIMANKAIILALESNDLTKLKDYEVLWRNRFSENYKRSKRSQERFFKYSQNNFVMDFIVFLSKLIPSKRSIRSLSGEYGLEQE; encoded by the coding sequence ATGAAAAATTTTGATGTAATTATTGTTGGTGCAGGTACTGCAGGGTTAATGTTAGCTAGAGAATTGAGTAAATCTAAAAAGCAAGTACTTGTTTTAGATCGAAAAAAACAGCTTTTAGAATTCTCTTTCAATACCCTTGCTAGTTTCATTAACCTTGATGAATTTAATTTATCGAACAATGTAGTAGCGCAAAAAATTAATAAAATTACCTTTCATTCTAATTCAGTAAAGAGTTCATTAAAGGCAGATTTATATACCTTAGATAAGAAAAAGGTACATGAAGAATTGGTAGAAACTATTGATAGAAAATTTGTAACCATTCAATTAAATACCAATATTAAATCGATTATTACTGATGATAATCATCACTTTACTTCAGTAATAGATCAGAATAAAAAAGAATATTCAGCTACTATTTTTGTGGATGCTTCAGGTACAAATGGTGTATTGAGTAAAAAAGTTGGTTTGCTACCAAAGAAAACACAATTGGCTACAGGTGTTGAGTATAATGTAAAATATAAAGGAAATACTAAAGAAATCTTTTTGCTGATTGGAGAGATGTATCAAGGAGGTTATGGTTGGATTTTTCCCTTAAAAAATAACAGAGCCATTATTGGCTTTGGTACTTTTGATGAAGCTATTGTTAAGGATTTAAAGAATAGATTACATCAAATATTAGAAATACCAATGATTAAAAAGTTGGTAGAAAAAGATAATGATAAAGTAGAAGGAGGGAGCATACCAATTACACCTGTTATAGAAAAATTTGTGCTGAATAATTTAGTATGTGTAGGCGATAGTGTATCTCAAGTAAACCCTATAGTTGGTGAGGGTTATAAGTTTATTTTTGAGTCTGCAATAATGGCAAATAAGGCCATAATTTTAGCATTAGAATCTAATGATTTAACAAAGTTAAAAGACTATGAAGTGCTTTGGAGAAACCGGTTTTCTGAAAACTATAAAAGATCTAAAAGAAGTCAAGAACGCTTTTTTAAATACTCTCAAAATAATTTTGTGATGGATTTTATAGTCTTTCTATCAAAATTGATTCCTAGTAAACGATCTATAAGATCGCTTTCTGGAGAATATGGTTTAGAACAAGAATAG
- a CDS encoding glycosyltransferase family 25 protein encodes MISYKFYYINLDKSTERRAFMEEQFNKLNIPITRISATYGKDLDPKILKEEKRKHNILAHYPLPNDGEIGICLTHFKLWEFLSKQPEDFSIVLEDDALIQNNFTEDLEQLLSQITINDFIDISGKKGFYALEKNTLLTKFLMPPVLMIGQVIGKNAAQKLTNNLSDYYAPIDVMKQDVYKHKVPLFSTNKQYVKSIDKQMGGSTIQQNNMIAWKKVIREIFRPFWQLISLVTYKFQRCVRNYFFYKTKQ; translated from the coding sequence ATGATATCTTACAAATTCTATTATATAAATCTAGATAAAAGCACTGAAAGACGTGCTTTTATGGAAGAACAATTCAACAAATTAAATATACCAATAACCAGGATTTCAGCTACTTATGGAAAAGATTTAGACCCTAAAATATTAAAAGAAGAAAAAAGAAAACATAATATTTTAGCACACTACCCTTTACCCAATGATGGTGAAATTGGTATTTGCTTAACTCATTTTAAATTATGGGAGTTTTTATCAAAACAACCTGAAGATTTTTCGATTGTTTTAGAAGATGATGCGTTAATTCAGAATAATTTTACTGAAGATTTAGAACAACTTTTATCTCAAATTACAATTAACGACTTTATTGATATTTCAGGAAAAAAAGGGTTTTATGCTTTAGAAAAAAACACTTTATTAACTAAGTTTTTAATGCCTCCTGTTTTAATGATAGGTCAAGTCATAGGTAAAAATGCAGCACAGAAACTAACTAATAATTTAAGTGATTATTATGCACCTATTGATGTAATGAAGCAAGATGTTTACAAACATAAAGTTCCGTTATTTTCTACCAACAAACAATATGTAAAAAGTATTGATAAACAAATGGGTGGTAGTACTATTCAGCAAAACAACATGATTGCTTGGAAAAAAGTGATTCGAGAAATTTTTAGGCCTTTTTGGCAACTTATTTCTTTGGTTACGTATAAATTCCAAAGATGTGTTAGAAATTACTTTTTTTACAAGACAAAACAATAA
- a CDS encoding glycosyltransferase family 2 protein translates to MTKITAIIPTLNEEIHIEAAIKTVSFADEIIVIDSYSTDDTVLLAEKHKVKIIKRKFDDFSSQKNFAIEQAKHPWIYILDADERVTPQVKKEILEAVENPKGKVGFYVRRSFYFAGKKIKYSGWQRDKVVRLFLKEFCKYQGIVHETIKTNGEIGFFKGKIDHFGYKNYDHFISKIHQYAELKARDLHAKGRAVHAFHLVIKPIYRVFSHFILKRGFLDGYTGLILSITQGYAVLTRYIKLWLYNRNVK, encoded by the coding sequence ATGACTAAAATCACTGCTATAATTCCGACTTTAAATGAAGAAATTCATATTGAAGCAGCTATTAAGACAGTTAGTTTTGCTGATGAAATTATAGTAATTGATTCTTATAGTACAGATGATACTGTTTTGTTGGCAGAAAAACATAAAGTAAAAATCATCAAACGTAAGTTTGATGATTTTTCTTCTCAAAAAAACTTTGCAATTGAACAGGCAAAGCATCCTTGGATCTATATTTTAGATGCAGATGAAAGAGTAACTCCACAAGTAAAAAAGGAAATTTTAGAGGCTGTAGAAAACCCAAAAGGAAAAGTGGGATTTTATGTTAGAAGAAGCTTTTATTTTGCAGGTAAAAAAATAAAATATTCTGGATGGCAAAGAGATAAAGTTGTTCGTCTATTTTTAAAAGAGTTTTGTAAATACCAAGGTATTGTTCACGAAACTATTAAAACTAATGGAGAAATAGGTTTTTTTAAAGGTAAAATAGATCATTTTGGATATAAAAATTATGATCATTTTATATCTAAAATACATCAATATGCAGAATTAAAAGCTAGAGATTTGCATGCAAAAGGGAGAGCAGTTCATGCATTTCATTTGGTTATAAAACCTATTTACAGAGTTTTTTCTCACTTTATTTTAAAAAGAGGTTTTTTAGATGGCTATACTGGTTTAATATTGTCAATTACCCAGGGTTATGCTGTGCTAACAAGATATATTAAACTATGGCTTTATAACAGAAATGTTAAATAA
- a CDS encoding alpha-1,2-fucosyltransferase, with translation MVVVRILGGLGNQMFQYAYAKSLAEKGYEVQIDISKFKSYKLHGGYHLDKFRIDLETANSSSAFLSKIGLKKTIKEPNLLFHKDLLKVNNNAFIKGYFQAEQYFSDIREILINQFKIKKELAKSTLAIKNQIELLKTTCSLHVRRGDYISDKKANKVHGTCDLDYYSSAIEHISKQNSNVHFFVFSDDIAWVKDNLNITNATYIDHNVIPHEDMYLMTLCNHNITANSSFSWWGAWLNQNPDKIVIAPKNWFVDKENEVACKSWITL, from the coding sequence ATGGTTGTTGTTAGAATTCTTGGTGGACTAGGAAACCAAATGTTTCAATATGCGTATGCAAAATCCTTGGCTGAAAAAGGATATGAAGTACAAATTGACATTTCTAAATTTAAAAGCTATAAACTTCATGGAGGCTATCATTTAGATAAGTTTAGAATTGATTTAGAGACTGCAAATAGTTCTTCAGCTTTTCTATCTAAAATTGGTTTAAAGAAAACCATAAAAGAGCCTAATTTATTATTCCATAAAGATCTTTTGAAGGTTAACAACAATGCCTTTATCAAGGGATATTTTCAGGCAGAGCAATATTTTAGTGATATTAGAGAAATTCTAATAAATCAATTTAAAATTAAAAAAGAATTAGCTAAATCTACTTTAGCCATTAAAAATCAAATAGAATTATTAAAAACTACTTGCTCTCTGCATGTGAGAAGAGGAGATTATATTTCCGATAAAAAAGCAAACAAAGTTCATGGTACTTGTGATTTAGATTATTACAGCAGCGCTATTGAGCACATTTCAAAACAAAATTCAAATGTTCATTTTTTTGTTTTTTCTGACGATATTGCTTGGGTAAAAGACAACTTAAACATAACTAATGCCACTTATATTGATCATAATGTAATTCCACATGAGGATATGTATTTAATGACTTTGTGCAACCATAACATTACAGCCAACAGCAGTTTTTCTTGGTGGGGTGCTTGGCTAAACCAAAATCCCGATAAAATTGTGATAGCTCCTAAAAATTGGTTTGTAGATAAAGAAAATGAAGTTGCTTGCAAATCATGGATAACATTATGA